A window of Holophagales bacterium contains these coding sequences:
- a CDS encoding SDR family oxidoreductase yields the protein MARTVMVTGGGTGLGKAAALRFAREGDRVAICGRRTEVLEAASREIAAAGAEGVAIFTCDVRYDDDVAKMAAAVHERWGALDVLLANAAGNFVCPAEKLSPNGWKAVIEIVLNGTFFCCSAFGRKMIEAHAADGRGRSIVTVVADYAWAAGPGVIHSASAKAGVLALTRTLAVEWARHGIRANAVSPGPFRSEGTDKNLWLDETLAREIVESIPLRRYTTPAEVAESIAFLADESKAGYITGACLPVDGGHWLTGSHLGFLDAIARAAKP from the coding sequence ATGGCGAGAACGGTGATGGTGACCGGGGGCGGAACAGGGCTCGGGAAAGCGGCGGCGCTCCGCTTCGCGCGCGAGGGGGACCGCGTGGCGATCTGCGGCCGGCGCACCGAGGTGCTCGAAGCGGCGTCGAGGGAGATCGCGGCCGCGGGGGCTGAAGGCGTGGCGATCTTCACCTGCGACGTCCGGTACGACGACGACGTGGCGAAGATGGCCGCGGCCGTTCACGAGCGCTGGGGTGCGCTCGACGTCCTCCTCGCCAATGCCGCCGGGAACTTCGTCTGCCCCGCCGAGAAGCTCTCGCCGAACGGCTGGAAAGCGGTCATCGAGATCGTCCTCAATGGCACCTTCTTCTGCTGCTCGGCTTTCGGCCGGAAGATGATCGAGGCCCACGCCGCGGACGGGAGGGGACGTTCGATCGTCACGGTCGTCGCCGACTACGCCTGGGCCGCGGGGCCTGGGGTCATCCACTCCGCCTCGGCCAAGGCGGGGGTCCTCGCCCTCACGCGGACCCTCGCGGTCGAGTGGGCGCGGCACGGTATCCGCGCGAACGCCGTCTCGCCCGGGCCCTTCCGCTCCGAGGGGACCGACAAGAACCTCTGGCTCGACGAGACGCTCGCCAGGGAGATCGTCGAGTCCATCCCGCTCCGCCGCTACACGACGCCCGCCGAGGTCGCCGAGTCGATCGCCTTCCTCGCCGACGAGTCGAAGGCGGGCTACATCACCGGCGCATGTCTTCCCGTCGATGGCGGGCATTGGCTAACGGGTTCGCACCTGGGCTTCCTCGACGCAATCGCGAGGGCGGCGAAGCCCTGA
- a CDS encoding DEAD/DEAH box helicase, giving the protein MSPRSRQVLLPAPAPPSDPLELFHPAVASWFREAFPDGPTAAQRGAWPPIEAGENVLLVSPTGTGKTLAAFLVGLDAILRRRLAGDGAPRLATLYVSPLKALDNDVHRNLERPRAGIAAHLGADRVPITTAVRTGDTPSRERASQLKAPPDVLITTPESLYLMLTGSGRRALEGVSTVILDEVHSVAGTKRGSHLSLSLERLEELVARAGGASPQRIALSATVAPVDVVASFAAGTGRAMRPVVVAARKALDLTVTSPASDFRSLPDGSAWGPAVETVVNEVAARRTTLVFCNNRRLAEKVARKLSDATGTDVPTHHGSVSRPMREKIEAALKSGTLPVLVATGSLELGIDVGHVDSVVLLESPKGIARGLQRVGRSGHLVGETARGLFVPLYLDDLFESAATAEAMREGAVEETRPPDFPLDVLAQQLVAETVAREADGLAVTAAELFALARKAFPYRALPRSLFLETLAMLSGKYPRERFAALAPKLVWDRATDRVTPLPGARLAALLDGGTIGDRGSFRAVLPDRKTAVGELDEEFVHETKEGDVFLLGSRAWRALEIGHSTVVVEEAHGQPAPRMPFWRGEGLGRTGILGERIGRLKRFVAERLDDPGLNDLLAARYATTPDAAAAIVGSVRREVTESGGLASDRTVVFETFPNDLGDPCIVVRSLLGRGVNLPWSLVLSAVLREETGVDVETVASDDGILLRTPGAEREVPLERLSRIGPDEARERLLAQLPNSPMFGARFRENAQRALLLPRLRSGRRTPFWLQRIKARDLLQTTRSLPDFPVVAETYRDCLRDLWEMDRLLDLLARMEKGEVERVLERRRAPSPAAASLLFKFVAVYMYEWDAPRAERDLHAVAANRALLGEVLGENLDDGLRPEAAEAARADATRLTPRRMARTAEELLLAIMENQDLTPREVLERSVGDGAAWIARLEGRGSVARVRVAGEERLVAAEERGLWAALAAGTLPREERDRLVLGYVGTRGPATAAEVAARYGLGEEDVLDSLERLRLEALVVAGRLGGAAGARRFAGARLAEAIRRKTLSILRGEIRPVPASVRRAFVARRQGAVSGARFAGPDAAERAVGLMRGLALPAAAWEASVLPARLAEPEPDALDVLSARGLLVWRLDGERELRSSRMSLFFRGEGRFVLSDAPPPVEALSPEARGLHESLALGGASFLSDLAGPLGQRPEALVPPLRELLLAGLVTGDGFHGLRELLRAKRAAPMAPAPATAAPLGRPPSRPALRAAEARVASRLGIGGRTSAAASHVLSGRWSLLSAPSVLGPELAPGERAEAWARLLLARWGVVSRAVVEAAESAVRWSEVAPAFARMELRGDLRRGEFVEGDGPLQYAEPDVVEELRRMREAPDDGDPADGLAALAASDPALLGLDTPRDGYSVLRNGAPVLVLPGSGELDLGASPASDRVLRAGLAELQALLLRARDPLGRPRRLVVESISSAGSSRPAAGSPLAPLLEGLGFTRDGTSYAWRAL; this is encoded by the coding sequence GTGAGCCCCCGCTCGCGGCAGGTCCTCCTGCCCGCCCCGGCTCCTCCGTCGGACCCGCTCGAGCTCTTCCACCCTGCCGTCGCGTCCTGGTTCCGCGAGGCGTTCCCCGACGGCCCGACTGCGGCCCAGCGCGGGGCCTGGCCCCCGATCGAGGCGGGCGAGAACGTCCTCCTCGTCTCACCGACCGGCACCGGCAAGACGCTCGCTGCGTTTCTCGTCGGGCTGGATGCGATCCTCCGCCGCCGCCTCGCGGGCGACGGCGCCCCGCGCCTCGCTACGCTCTACGTCTCGCCGCTCAAGGCGCTCGACAACGACGTCCATCGCAACCTCGAGCGGCCACGCGCCGGGATCGCAGCTCATCTCGGCGCCGACCGCGTGCCGATCACGACCGCCGTGAGGACGGGCGACACCCCGTCGCGCGAGCGGGCGAGCCAGCTGAAGGCGCCGCCCGACGTCCTCATCACGACCCCCGAGTCGCTCTACCTGATGCTGACGGGGTCGGGCCGCCGTGCCCTCGAGGGGGTCTCGACGGTGATCCTCGACGAGGTCCACTCCGTCGCTGGGACGAAGCGCGGCAGCCACCTTTCCCTCTCGCTCGAGCGGCTCGAGGAGCTCGTCGCGCGCGCGGGGGGCGCCTCGCCGCAGCGGATCGCGCTCTCGGCCACCGTCGCGCCGGTCGATGTCGTCGCCTCCTTCGCCGCCGGGACGGGGCGCGCCATGCGCCCGGTGGTCGTCGCGGCGAGAAAAGCGCTGGACCTGACCGTCACTTCCCCGGCGAGCGACTTCCGTTCGCTCCCCGACGGCTCGGCGTGGGGGCCGGCCGTCGAGACGGTCGTGAACGAGGTCGCCGCGCGGAGGACGACGCTCGTCTTCTGCAACAACCGGCGGCTCGCCGAGAAGGTGGCCCGCAAGCTCTCCGACGCGACCGGCACCGACGTCCCGACGCACCACGGCTCCGTCTCGCGCCCGATGCGCGAGAAGATCGAGGCGGCCCTCAAGTCGGGCACCCTCCCGGTCCTCGTCGCGACCGGCTCCCTCGAGCTCGGCATCGACGTCGGGCACGTCGACTCGGTCGTCCTCCTCGAGAGCCCGAAGGGGATCGCCCGCGGGCTCCAGCGGGTGGGGCGCTCCGGGCACCTCGTCGGCGAGACGGCGCGCGGCCTCTTCGTTCCCCTCTACCTCGACGACCTCTTCGAGAGCGCGGCGACGGCCGAGGCGATGCGCGAGGGTGCCGTCGAGGAAACGCGCCCGCCCGACTTCCCGCTCGACGTCCTCGCGCAGCAGCTCGTCGCCGAGACCGTGGCGCGTGAGGCCGACGGCCTCGCCGTCACCGCCGCCGAGCTCTTCGCGCTCGCGCGGAAGGCCTTTCCCTACCGCGCCCTGCCCCGCTCGCTCTTCCTCGAAACCCTCGCGATGCTCTCGGGAAAATACCCGCGGGAGCGCTTCGCCGCGCTCGCCCCGAAGCTCGTCTGGGACCGCGCGACGGACCGCGTCACGCCGCTCCCCGGCGCGCGTCTCGCCGCGCTTCTCGACGGCGGGACGATCGGCGACCGCGGCTCCTTCCGCGCCGTCCTGCCCGACCGCAAGACCGCCGTCGGCGAGCTGGACGAGGAGTTCGTCCACGAGACGAAGGAGGGCGACGTCTTCCTCCTCGGCTCGCGGGCCTGGCGCGCCCTCGAGATCGGCCACAGCACCGTCGTCGTCGAGGAGGCGCACGGCCAGCCGGCGCCGCGGATGCCGTTCTGGAGGGGCGAGGGACTGGGCCGGACCGGCATCCTCGGCGAGCGGATCGGCAGGCTGAAGCGTTTCGTCGCCGAACGGCTCGACGACCCCGGGCTCAATGACCTCCTCGCCGCGCGCTACGCGACGACACCGGACGCCGCAGCCGCGATCGTCGGCTCGGTCCGGCGGGAGGTGACCGAGTCCGGCGGCCTCGCCTCCGACCGCACCGTCGTCTTCGAGACCTTCCCGAACGACCTGGGCGACCCGTGCATCGTCGTCCGCTCTCTCCTGGGGCGGGGCGTGAACCTCCCCTGGTCCCTCGTCCTCTCGGCGGTCCTGCGGGAAGAGACCGGCGTCGACGTCGAGACCGTCGCTTCCGACGACGGCATCCTCCTTCGGACGCCCGGTGCCGAGCGGGAGGTGCCTCTCGAGCGGCTCTCGCGCATCGGTCCGGACGAGGCCCGGGAGCGGCTCCTCGCGCAGCTCCCGAACTCGCCGATGTTCGGGGCCCGCTTCCGCGAGAACGCGCAGCGCGCACTCCTCCTGCCGCGCCTCCGGAGCGGGCGCCGAACCCCGTTCTGGCTCCAGCGGATCAAGGCGCGCGACCTCCTCCAGACGACCCGCTCCCTTCCCGACTTTCCCGTCGTTGCGGAGACCTACCGCGACTGCCTGCGCGACCTCTGGGAGATGGACCGGCTCCTCGACCTCCTCGCGCGGATGGAGAAGGGCGAGGTCGAGCGGGTCCTCGAGCGGCGGCGCGCGCCCTCGCCGGCCGCGGCGTCACTCCTCTTCAAGTTCGTCGCGGTCTACATGTACGAGTGGGACGCTCCCCGCGCCGAGCGGGACCTCCACGCCGTCGCCGCGAACCGCGCCCTTCTCGGCGAGGTCCTCGGTGAGAACCTCGACGACGGGCTCCGGCCCGAGGCTGCCGAAGCGGCCCGTGCCGACGCGACGCGCCTGACGCCGCGGCGGATGGCCCGGACGGCCGAGGAGCTCCTTCTCGCTATAATGGAAAATCAAGACCTGACCCCACGGGAGGTCCTCGAGCGGTCGGTCGGGGACGGGGCCGCGTGGATCGCCCGGCTCGAGGGACGGGGGTCGGTGGCGCGGGTGCGGGTCGCGGGCGAGGAGCGGCTCGTCGCGGCGGAGGAGCGCGGACTCTGGGCGGCGCTCGCGGCGGGGACGCTGCCTCGGGAAGAGCGGGACCGGCTCGTCCTCGGGTACGTCGGGACGCGCGGGCCGGCAACGGCGGCGGAGGTCGCGGCGCGCTACGGCCTGGGCGAGGAGGACGTCCTCGACTCGCTCGAGCGGCTGCGCCTCGAGGCGCTCGTCGTCGCGGGGCGGCTCGGCGGGGCCGCGGGTGCGCGGCGCTTCGCCGGGGCGCGCCTCGCGGAGGCGATCCGGCGGAAGACGCTCTCGATCCTGCGCGGCGAGATCCGGCCGGTGCCGGCTTCGGTGCGCCGCGCGTTCGTCGCCCGCCGGCAGGGGGCCGTGTCGGGGGCGCGGTTCGCGGGCCCGGACGCGGCCGAGCGTGCCGTCGGCCTGATGCGGGGCCTGGCGCTGCCGGCCGCCGCGTGGGAGGCGTCGGTTCTCCCGGCGCGTCTCGCCGAACCGGAACCCGACGCCCTCGACGTCCTCTCGGCGCGCGGCCTCCTCGTCTGGCGCCTCGACGGGGAGAGGGAGCTGCGCTCCTCGCGGATGAGCCTCTTCTTCCGCGGCGAGGGACGGTTCGTCCTGTCCGACGCGCCGCCGCCGGTCGAGGCGCTCTCACCGGAGGCCCGTGGCCTCCACGAATCGCTCGCCCTCGGTGGGGCGTCATTTCTCTCCGACCTCGCAGGGCCGCTCGGACAGCGCCCCGAGGCGCTCGTTCCGCCGCTGCGCGAGCTCCTCCTCGCCGGCCTCGTCACCGGGGACGGCTTCCACGGCCTCCGCGAGCTCCTCCGCGCGAAACGGGCCGCGCCCATGGCCCCGGCTCCGGCCACCGCGGCGCCCCTCGGTCGTCCCCCGTCGCGGCCCGCGCTGCGCGCCGCCGAGGCGCGCGTCGCATCGCGCCTCGGTATCGGCGGACGGACGTCGGCGGCGGCCTCGCACGTCCTCTCGGGCCGCTGGTCCCTCCTCTCGGCGCCGTCGGTCCTCGGTCCCGAGCTCGCACCCGGCGAGCGCGCCGAGGCCTGGGCCCGACTTCTCCTCGCCCGCTGGGGCGTCGTCTCGCGCGCCGTCGTCGAGGCGGCCGAGAGTGCGGTTCGATGGAGCGAGGTGGCACCGGCCTTCGCCCGGATGGAGCTGCGGGGCGACCTCCGGCGGGGCGAGTTCGTCGAGGGAGACGGGCCTCTCCAGTACGCCGAGCCCGACGTCGTCGAGGAGCTGCGCCGGATGCGCGAGGCGCCCGACGACGGAGACCCGGCCGACGGCCTCGCCGCCCTCGCCGCCTCCGACCCCGCCCTCCTCGGCCTCGACACGCCCCGCGACGGGTACTCCGTTCTTCGCAACGGTGCGCCCGTCCTGGTGCTCCCGGGTTCGGGAGAGCTCGACCTCGGCGCGTCGCCGGCTTCCGACCGCGTCCTGCGGGCGGGGCTGGCCGAGCTGCAGGCGCTCCTGCTCCGCGCGCGCGACCCTCTCGGCCGGCCGCGCCGACTCGTCGTCGAGTCGATCTCTTCCGCCGGCTCGTCGCGCCCCGCTGCCGGCTCTCCCCTCGCGCCGCTTCTCGAGGGGCTCGGCTTCACGCGGGACGGAACGTCGTACGCCTGGCGGGCGCTGTAG
- a CDS encoding superoxide dismutase yields MAYTAKSYDHLLGTPGFSDALLKNHFTLYQGYVANTNKLNEELAILLVDGKQGSPAFAELKRRFGWEWNGMRLHEYYFGNMKGGGVPLDPNSALGKKLAADFGSLDGWERHFRAVGAMRGIGWTTLYQDPASGQLMNMWIGEHDGGHPAGGTLLMIMDVFEHAFMLDYGLKRADYIEAFFKAIDWSVVAARFDAAPKLAL; encoded by the coding sequence ATGGCTTACACGGCGAAGAGCTACGACCATCTGCTCGGCACCCCGGGCTTCTCGGATGCCCTCCTGAAGAACCACTTCACCCTCTACCAGGGCTACGTCGCGAACACGAACAAGCTGAACGAGGAGCTCGCCATCCTCCTCGTCGACGGCAAGCAGGGATCCCCCGCGTTCGCGGAGCTCAAGCGCCGCTTCGGCTGGGAGTGGAACGGCATGCGCCTCCACGAGTACTACTTCGGGAACATGAAGGGCGGCGGCGTCCCCCTCGACCCGAACTCGGCGCTCGGAAAGAAGCTCGCGGCCGACTTCGGCTCCCTCGATGGGTGGGAGCGCCACTTCCGGGCCGTCGGCGCGATGCGCGGCATCGGCTGGACGACCCTCTACCAGGACCCGGCCTCCGGCCAGCTGATGAACATGTGGATCGGCGAGCACGACGGCGGCCACCCGGCCGGCGGCACGCTCCTGATGATCATGGACGTCTTCGAGCACGCCTTCATGCTCGACTACGGCCTCAAGCGCGCCGACTACATCGAGGCGTTCTTCAAGGCGATCGACTGGTCGGTCGTCGCGGCCCGCTTCGACGCGGCGCCGAAGCTCGCGCTGTAG
- a CDS encoding DUF1957 domain-containing protein, with protein sequence MPPVSFVLVLHGHIPAVLGHGVWPHGADWLHEAAAETYLPFVAAARALDADGVPWKATVGLTPILCEQLRDARFARGFRRYVRHRLAAAGRDAREFARAGHEAEPLARAWRAHYEEALALFDALDGDLVAPFVRLADEGKVEPIACAATHGLLPLLPSDTAAERQLDVGLAAHRRHFGRPARGLWLPECATRPAGTLVTPGFGRRVARRDVLSLLAARDVKYTFVETHLVAGRFGRPAYGGSGGERWSAGEATPTGRTPYAVHRVRTDAGRVAVLARDPRSSEQVWSGEVGYPGDPAYLEFHRKAARGGLRYWSVTDARGPLDGKELYDPVTTAERVAAHAIHFCDLLEESAAAEPSARVVVAMFDFELFGHWWFEGVDFLAAVFRELARRGGPVRAATAWEAVSEARVEAPGIALPAGSWGRDGDFSVWDNPETEEYWRTLERATELCRGIAGRDPRLGPAAIRQLLLLEASDWPFLVENGSARDYAERRIREHAAAIDALSGLAGRPGPRTRTDALLLARLARRDRAFAPELGG encoded by the coding sequence ATGCCGCCCGTCTCGTTCGTCCTCGTCCTCCACGGCCACATTCCCGCCGTCCTCGGGCACGGCGTCTGGCCGCACGGGGCGGACTGGCTCCACGAGGCGGCGGCCGAGACTTACCTTCCCTTCGTGGCGGCAGCCCGCGCGCTCGACGCGGACGGCGTCCCCTGGAAGGCGACCGTCGGCCTGACGCCGATCCTCTGCGAGCAGCTGCGCGACGCGCGTTTCGCGCGCGGGTTCCGCCGCTACGTCCGGCACCGCCTCGCGGCGGCGGGGAGGGATGCGCGGGAGTTCGCCCGTGCCGGGCACGAGGCCGAGCCGCTCGCCCGGGCGTGGCGGGCACACTACGAGGAAGCCCTGGCGCTCTTCGACGCCCTCGACGGTGACCTCGTCGCCCCGTTCGTCCGGCTGGCCGACGAAGGGAAGGTCGAGCCGATCGCCTGCGCCGCCACCCACGGTCTTCTCCCGCTCCTCCCGTCCGACACGGCGGCCGAACGCCAGCTCGACGTCGGCCTGGCAGCGCACCGAAGGCACTTCGGCCGCCCTGCGCGCGGCCTCTGGCTGCCCGAGTGCGCCACCCGGCCCGCGGGAACACTCGTGACGCCCGGCTTCGGCCGGCGCGTCGCGCGGCGGGACGTTCTTTCTCTCCTGGCGGCGCGGGACGTGAAGTACACGTTCGTCGAAACGCACCTCGTCGCAGGACGCTTCGGCAGGCCCGCGTACGGCGGCAGCGGTGGCGAAAGGTGGAGCGCGGGCGAAGCGACGCCGACGGGGCGGACGCCGTACGCCGTTCACCGGGTTCGGACGGACGCCGGGCGCGTGGCCGTCCTGGCGCGCGACCCGCGCAGCTCGGAGCAGGTCTGGTCGGGAGAGGTCGGTTATCCGGGGGACCCGGCGTACCTCGAGTTTCACCGGAAGGCGGCGCGCGGGGGGCTTCGATACTGGTCCGTGACAGACGCCCGCGGGCCCCTCGACGGCAAGGAGCTCTACGATCCGGTGACGACGGCGGAGAGGGTCGCCGCGCACGCGATCCACTTCTGCGACCTTCTCGAGGAGTCGGCCGCGGCCGAACCTTCCGCCCGCGTCGTCGTCGCCATGTTCGACTTCGAGCTCTTCGGGCACTGGTGGTTCGAGGGGGTCGACTTCCTCGCCGCCGTCTTCCGCGAGCTCGCGCGCCGGGGCGGGCCCGTTCGGGCGGCCACGGCGTGGGAGGCGGTGTCCGAGGCCCGGGTCGAGGCCCCGGGTATTGCGCTCCCCGCGGGTTCGTGGGGGCGGGACGGCGACTTCAGCGTCTGGGACAACCCCGAGACGGAGGAGTACTGGCGGACCCTGGAGCGAGCCACGGAGCTCTGCAGGGGGATCGCCGGCCGCGACCCGCGCCTCGGCCCGGCGGCGATCCGGCAGCTCCTCCTCCTCGAAGCGTCCGACTGGCCCTTCCTCGTGGAGAACGGCTCGGCGCGCGACTACGCCGAGCGGAGGATCCGGGAGCACGCCGCGGCGATCGACGCCCTCTCGGGCCTCGCCGGGCGCCCCGGGCCACGCACGCGCACGGACGCCCTTCTCCTCGCGCGCCTCGCGCGGAGGGACCGCGCCTTCGCGCCGGAGCTGGGCGGCTGA
- a CDS encoding NTP transferase domain-containing protein codes for MREVPQRRVHTVILGGGQGKRLYPLTRDRAKPAVPLGGKHRLIDVPLSNAINSGFRDIAVLTQFNSASLNNHISLTYRFDSFARGGVEVIAAQQTEEGGEWFEGTADAVRKHMRRLGNRDYDHVLVLAGDHLYRMDYREMFDAHIQSSADITVGVLPVPKEDCAGFGVLLTAADGQIRAFREKPRTDEELAPLAPSKELRDRWGLQPGQYLASMGVYVFRMETLRDALANPANMDFGRDILPGMIESEKVQAFPFRGYWRDIGTIRSFYEANLALTEDDPPFHFYHPDAPIYTRPRFLPASSLVDVRFDHCRLADGVRIFGAEVVRSVIGLRARIEKGCRIVDSIVMGADDIEEEDGRIAALAKGLPPVGIGADCVIERAIIDKNARIGAGCVLRGDASRPDHDGDGWFLRDGILIVAKNGILRPGTVV; via the coding sequence ATGCGAGAAGTGCCGCAGCGCCGCGTCCACACCGTCATTCTCGGCGGAGGCCAGGGAAAGCGTCTCTACCCCCTCACCCGCGACCGGGCCAAGCCGGCCGTCCCGCTCGGCGGGAAGCACCGGCTCATCGACGTGCCGCTCTCGAACGCGATCAACTCCGGCTTTCGGGACATCGCGGTCCTGACGCAGTTCAACTCCGCCTCGCTGAACAACCACATCTCCCTCACCTACCGGTTCGACAGCTTCGCGCGGGGGGGCGTCGAGGTGATCGCCGCGCAGCAGACCGAGGAGGGGGGGGAGTGGTTCGAGGGGACCGCGGACGCGGTGCGAAAGCACATGCGGCGGCTCGGGAACCGGGACTACGACCACGTCCTCGTGCTGGCGGGAGACCATCTCTACCGGATGGACTACCGCGAGATGTTCGACGCGCACATCCAGTCGAGCGCCGACATCACCGTCGGGGTCCTCCCCGTGCCGAAGGAAGACTGCGCGGGTTTCGGCGTCCTCCTGACGGCGGCGGACGGCCAGATCCGCGCGTTTCGCGAGAAGCCGAGGACCGACGAGGAGCTCGCCCCGCTCGCGCCCTCCAAGGAGCTGCGCGACCGATGGGGGCTGCAGCCCGGGCAGTACCTCGCGAGCATGGGGGTCTACGTCTTCCGGATGGAGACGCTCCGCGACGCGCTCGCCAACCCCGCCAACATGGACTTCGGGAGGGACATCCTCCCGGGAATGATCGAATCCGAGAAGGTCCAGGCGTTCCCGTTCCGCGGCTACTGGCGCGACATCGGGACGATCCGGAGCTTCTACGAGGCGAACCTCGCCCTGACCGAGGACGACCCCCCGTTCCACTTCTACCACCCCGACGCGCCGATCTACACGAGGCCCCGCTTCCTCCCGGCCTCGTCACTCGTCGACGTCCGCTTCGACCACTGCCGACTCGCCGACGGCGTGAGGATCTTCGGGGCGGAGGTCGTCAGGAGCGTCATAGGCCTTCGGGCCCGGATCGAGAAGGGGTGCCGCATCGTCGACTCGATCGTGATGGGCGCCGACGACATCGAGGAGGAGGACGGCCGCATCGCCGCCCTCGCGAAGGGGCTGCCCCCGGTCGGGATCGGGGCCGACTGCGTCATCGAGCGGGCCATCATCGACAAGAACGCCCGAATCGGCGCGGGGTGCGTCCTTCGCGGAGACGCCTCGCGTCCCGACCACGACGGAGACGGCTGGTTCCTCAGGGACGGGATCCTCATCGTCGCCAAGAACGGCATTCTCCGGCCCGGAACCGTCGTCTGA
- a CDS encoding alpha-glucosidase C-terminal domain-containing protein encodes MIDGILGGFPSCPDASVSCKVLPKCPDGLPQERHIRKRGTLGFRSLGVGTAIVLAAAVSACSSAPPASSATAGPGAPATAAARDVEARDAHAPKLLEDWRDAVLYFVVLDRFADGDPSGNVGVDVSKKGHFHGGDAKGLTARLDEIASLGVNALWITPIVRNTPGFVTGAGFPDWAYHGYWADDFLSLDPRFGNENDFIALVAACHARGIRVLLDVVYNHAGYESKYTKDPKTRGWFRTNEKGDCGADDVTSCVAGLPDFRTEDPEVAKYLLDAQIAWAKRLGVDGFRLDTVKHVAHDFWTEHRKRTRDEVGKDFFLLGEVWGGDPQVLDPWFERDEMDAGFDFAFQGNALAFVEGRGRAVAFDRYLKSREKVRPGYHLSHFLSSHDVPGGLFQLGGNVELFRLAAVLQMTTAGIPTIYYGEEVARAGGDWPDNRSDMPWGEKDVLPGKGLPRNEALRADYVKLVAIRKVQPALRRGTHEGLFTTGDGYAFLRRDAASKSAVAVAVNRGAEPVTITFPAPAEWGGRTPRDLFGALAVSLSEGAVSLTLPPRSAAILAPGT; translated from the coding sequence ATGATTGATGGAATTCTAGGCGGGTTTCCATCGTGTCCGGACGCGTCGGTTTCCTGTAAAGTCCTACCGAAATGCCCTGACGGCCTCCCACAGGAGAGACACATTCGCAAGCGTGGCACCCTCGGCTTCCGTTCTCTCGGCGTGGGCACTGCCATCGTTCTCGCCGCCGCCGTGTCGGCCTGCTCGTCTGCCCCGCCCGCCTCCTCCGCGACCGCAGGACCCGGGGCACCGGCGACGGCAGCGGCCCGTGACGTCGAAGCCCGCGACGCTCACGCCCCGAAGCTCCTCGAAGACTGGCGCGACGCCGTCCTCTATTTCGTCGTTCTCGATCGCTTCGCCGACGGCGACCCATCGGGCAACGTCGGCGTGGACGTCTCGAAGAAGGGGCACTTCCACGGCGGCGACGCGAAGGGGCTGACGGCCCGGCTCGACGAGATCGCGTCCCTCGGCGTGAACGCCCTCTGGATCACGCCCATCGTGAGGAACACGCCGGGCTTCGTCACCGGGGCAGGTTTCCCCGACTGGGCCTACCACGGCTACTGGGCCGACGACTTCCTCTCCCTCGATCCGCGTTTCGGAAATGAAAACGACTTCATCGCCCTCGTGGCCGCCTGTCACGCGCGCGGCATCCGCGTCCTTCTCGACGTCGTCTACAACCACGCCGGGTACGAGTCGAAGTACACGAAGGACCCGAAGACCCGCGGGTGGTTCCGGACGAACGAGAAGGGGGACTGCGGCGCGGACGACGTCACGTCGTGCGTCGCCGGCCTCCCCGACTTCAGGACCGAGGACCCCGAGGTCGCGAAGTACCTCCTCGACGCCCAGATCGCCTGGGCGAAGCGCCTCGGCGTCGACGGCTTCCGCCTCGACACCGTCAAGCACGTCGCCCACGACTTCTGGACCGAGCACCGGAAACGGACGCGCGACGAGGTCGGGAAGGACTTCTTCCTCCTCGGCGAGGTCTGGGGGGGCGACCCGCAGGTCCTCGACCCCTGGTTCGAGCGCGACGAGATGGACGCGGGGTTCGACTTCGCCTTCCAGGGGAACGCCCTCGCGTTCGTCGAGGGGCGCGGACGGGCGGTCGCCTTCGACCGTTACCTGAAGTCGCGCGAGAAGGTCCGTCCCGGCTACCACCTGTCGCACTTCCTCTCCTCGCACGACGTACCCGGCGGGCTCTTCCAGCTCGGCGGGAACGTGGAGCTCTTCCGGCTCGCCGCGGTCCTCCAGATGACGACGGCCGGGATCCCCACGATCTACTACGGCGAGGAGGTCGCCCGCGCCGGCGGCGACTGGCCCGACAACCGGAGCGACATGCCGTGGGGAGAGAAAGACGTCCTTCCGGGCAAGGGCCTGCCCCGGAACGAGGCGCTCCGGGCCGACTACGTGAAGCTCGTGGCGATTCGAAAGGTCCAGCCCGCCCTCCGGCGCGGGACCCACGAGGGGCTCTTCACGACGGGCGACGGCTACGCGTTCCTCCGCCGGGACGCCGCGTCGAAGAGCGCCGTCGCCGTCGCCGTCAATCGCGGCGCCGAACCCGTCACCATCACCTTTCCCGCCCCCGCGGAGTGGGGCGGACGGACGCCCAGGGATCTTTTCGGCGCCCTCGCCGTTTCGCTCTCGGAAGGCGCTGTCTCTCTCACCCTTCCGCCCCGGAGCGCCGCCATCCTGGCGCCCGGCACCTGA